A single Loxodonta africana isolate mLoxAfr1 chromosome 12, mLoxAfr1.hap2, whole genome shotgun sequence DNA region contains:
- the CCDC121 gene encoding coiled-coil domain-containing protein 121, which produces MRRVGLTFGPQGAANRATGELAAGAYPAAEEVKQVWAGRVWTGAERHPRGCWAAPRLVEHRTETLRELNALGYRSRVSPTPDTSACPSTITLSELHNHHHLEDEPLDPRRTFDEGPETALPPYLSLINTFFKPEKLTKAEMKFKEKAMVEVVDLNNQIEQAQIQQEQLQKESRQLCTEKLLVQAEHKFILEYLTNKTEEYRKQPIKMWNNYVQKSEEIELRRQEATSRYGKQTSVLKAELLQKEKTQSLLKHQLKAMKDILILKEKQEIEMLALQEEKRKVQDETAAKTQEVQVQILQEKALLEKQLSEPDISQLGKRKRRELKRKNQALELAAKQYTLEFYRGINRENQQLQKDLQELIQQSQELVACQSQLKNRKQQLQQEQWYLEGLIRGRQRMQGRYNWCLKGQDAPKTTLTPPLGTKSRINPK; this is translated from the exons ATGAGGAGAGTGGGTCTCACTTTCGGCCCCCAAGGAGCAGCAAACAGAGCCACGGGAGAACTGGCTGCTGGGGCTTACCCTGCAGCCGAGGAGGTTAAACAAGTCTGGGCCGGACGGGTCTGGACTGGGGCCGAGCGCCACCCCCGGGGTTGCTGGGCAGCGCCGAGACTCGTTGAGCACAGAACGGAGACACTGCGAGAACTTAACGCGCTTGGATACCGTTCCCGCGTGTCGCCGACCCCGGACACTAGCGCTTGCCCCTCGACCATCACCCTTAGTGAACTGCACAATCACCATCACCTTGAGGATGAACCGTTGGATCCGAGGCGCAC GTTTGATGAGGGCCCTGAGACAGCTCTTCCACCATATCTTAGTCtaataaatacttttttcaaGCCAGAGAAGCTAACAAAGGCTGAAATGAAGTTTAAAGAAAAGGCAATGGTGGAAGTGGTGGACCTGAACAATCAAATAGAACAAGCTCAAATCCAGCAGGAACAGCTACAGAAGGAAAGCAGGCAGCTATGCACTGAAAAGTTACTTGTCCAGGCTGAACACAAATTCATTCTGGAATACCTGACCAACAAGACTGAGGAGTACAGAAAGCAGCCCATTAAGATGTGGAACAACTATGTACAAAAAAGTGAGGAGATTGAACTACGGAGGCAGGAGGCAACCTCAAGATATGGGAAACAAACTTCAGTGCTTAAAGCAGAGCTCTTGCAGAAGGAAAAGACCCAAAGCCTTCTGAAACACCAGCTGAAGGCAATGAAGGACATTTTAATattaaaggaaaaacaggagataGAAATGCTGGCATTGcaggaggagaaaaggaaagTCCAAGATGAGACAGCTGCAAAGACACAGGAAGTACAGGTCCAGATCCTCCAGGAAAAAGCACTACTGGAGAAACAACTGAGTGAGCCAGACATAAGCCAGttgggaaagagaaaaagaagagagcTTAAAAGGAAGAACCAGGCCTTGGAGTTGGCAGCAAAGCAGTATACTCTTGAGTTCTACCGTGGCATCAACAGAGAGAACCAACAGTTACAGAAGGATCTACAGGAGCTAATTCAGCAATCCCAGGAGTTGGTGGCTTGTCaaagccaattaaaaaacaggaaacagcAACTGCAGCAAGAACAGTGGTACCTGGAGGGCTTAATCCGGGGAAGGCAACGAATGCAAGGAAGGTATAATTGGTGCCTAAAAGGACAGGATGCTCCAAAGACCACACTGACCCCTCCTCTAGGCACCAAATCAAGGATTAATCCCAAATAA